One genomic region from Mycobacterium basiliense encodes:
- a CDS encoding cutinase family protein: MTARGVARILGVVGMTAWAVSMPIVHPVASADPCSDVAVVFARGTHQDPGLGDVGQAFVDALSSQVGERSVGAYAVDYPANDDYHNSASIGSNDASAHIQETVASCPKAKIVLGGYSQGATVIDLSSSAMPASVADHVAAVALFGEPSSGFSSMLWGGQPLPTINPLYGAKTISLCAPDDPICTGGGNIMAHVSYIQSGMTSQAATFAAGRLN, encoded by the coding sequence ATGACAGCACGCGGCGTGGCGCGAATTCTTGGTGTGGTGGGAATGACGGCATGGGCGGTGAGCATGCCTATCGTCCACCCCGTGGCCAGCGCCGATCCGTGTTCGGACGTCGCGGTGGTTTTCGCTCGTGGGACCCATCAGGATCCCGGGCTCGGCGACGTGGGCCAGGCATTTGTGGACGCGCTCAGTTCGCAGGTTGGGGAGCGATCCGTGGGTGCGTACGCGGTCGATTACCCCGCCAACGACGACTACCACAACAGCGCGTCGATCGGTTCCAACGATGCCAGCGCGCACATCCAGGAAACGGTCGCCAGCTGCCCCAAGGCCAAGATCGTCCTCGGCGGGTATTCGCAGGGCGCAACCGTAATCGATTTGTCCAGCTCCGCGATGCCCGCCTCGGTCGCCGATCATGTCGCGGCCGTCGCGCTCTTCGGCGAGCCATCCAGCGGGTTCTCCAGCATGTTGTGGGGCGGACAACCGCTGCCGACCATCAATCCGCTGTACGGCGCCAAGACCATCAGCTTGTGCGCTCCCGACGATCCGATATGCACCGGAGGCGGGAACATCATGGCGCACGTTTCGTACATCCAGTCCGGGATGACCAGCCAGGCAGCGACCTTCGCCGCGGGCAGGCTCAACTAG
- a CDS encoding PPE family protein, SVP subgroup, producing the protein MDFAVLPPEVNSARMYAGAGAGPMLAAAAAWDALAAELHSLAGSYESVVGGLTAGPWVGRSSMSMAAAAASYVAWTRNTATQAEQAANQAIAAAVAYETAFAETVPPPVVTANRALLAALVATNLFGQNTPAIAATEAQYAEMWAQDASAMYGYAGSSASATTLTPFASPPATTSPNGLSSQAAATALTTAAMAGNVQNSVSTVPQALSAVPNTLNSLAAPAATIPSLTPLELLDLLADLSGLFIDPEIGAAGLGVDSFVGITALPYDIIGYVIGVHTDDIVSGWAGLESWPGTALVPPKPFPAPITSLGGSAVSAGLAEANTIGGLSVPPTWTDLAPGIHPLAVSLPATTVGPAAEMTAGAAGSLFSQMALAGVAGRAIAGTGGAARRERAAAATSERPTPSTTNEQPTPPTRAAGGPITSIAAELRELASLRDSGILTEEEFTEQKQRLLPH; encoded by the coding sequence ATGGATTTCGCAGTGCTACCACCGGAGGTCAATTCGGCCAGGATGTATGCCGGTGCCGGCGCGGGGCCGATGCTGGCCGCCGCCGCGGCCTGGGACGCGTTGGCCGCCGAATTGCATTCGTTGGCGGGGTCGTATGAGTCGGTGGTGGGTGGGCTGACGGCCGGACCCTGGGTGGGCCGGTCATCGATGTCGATGGCCGCGGCGGCCGCCTCGTATGTGGCGTGGACCAGAAACACCGCCACCCAGGCCGAGCAAGCCGCCAACCAGGCCATAGCCGCGGCCGTCGCCTACGAGACAGCGTTCGCCGAAACGGTTCCCCCGCCGGTGGTCACGGCCAACCGCGCCCTGCTGGCAGCGCTGGTGGCGACCAACCTGTTCGGACAGAACACGCCGGCCATCGCCGCCACCGAGGCACAGTATGCCGAGATGTGGGCCCAGGACGCCTCGGCGATGTACGGCTACGCGGGTTCTTCGGCGTCGGCGACTACGCTGACGCCGTTCGCTTCACCACCGGCCACCACCAGCCCCAACGGCCTCTCGAGCCAAGCAGCGGCCACTGCCCTTACCACCGCCGCCATGGCCGGCAATGTGCAGAACAGTGTGTCGACCGTTCCTCAAGCGCTCTCCGCGGTACCCAACACGTTGAACAGTCTGGCCGCACCGGCCGCCACCATCCCATCGTTGACCCCGCTGGAGCTGCTGGACTTGCTGGCTGACCTGAGCGGGCTCTTTATTGACCCGGAGATAGGTGCGGCGGGCCTTGGGGTCGACTCGTTCGTGGGGATAACGGCTCTGCCCTACGACATTATTGGCTATGTGATCGGTGTCCACACCGACGACATCGTCAGTGGATGGGCGGGACTCGAGTCCTGGCCGGGTACAGCGCTGGTGCCGCCAAAGCCGTTCCCAGCGCCGATCACGAGTTTGGGTGGGTCGGCGGTGTCGGCGGGTCTTGCCGAGGCGAACACGATCGGCGGGTTGTCGGTGCCGCCGACCTGGACCGATTTGGCCCCTGGGATCCACCCTCTTGCGGTGTCCCTGCCGGCCACCACGGTTGGCCCCGCCGCGGAAATGACGGCCGGTGCGGCAGGCAGCCTGTTCAGCCAAATGGCCCTGGCCGGTGTGGCCGGGCGCGCGATTGCCGGAACTGGCGGCGCCGCCCGTCGCGAGCGGGCCGCGGCGGCCACATCTGAGCGGCCAACACCGTCGACCACCAACGAGCAGCCGACTCCGCCGACCCGTGCGGCCGGCGGACCTATCACCAGCATCGCCGCCGAGCTGCGCGAGCTGGCGTCCCTGCGCGATTCGGGAATCCTCACCGAAGAGGAATTCACCGAGCAGAAACAACGCCTGCTGCCACACTGA
- a CDS encoding DUF732 domain-containing protein, whose protein sequence is MPSRRWLATLAIPVAVGAALVSGTVVAAADATDDTFLSQMRSLGFTWPAGDDSDIVAMGHQICADRMAGKTPDAIAQDIHTTLGAKGITFADVTSMVSAAESTYCPG, encoded by the coding sequence ATGCCTTCTCGTCGCTGGCTGGCCACCCTCGCAATCCCTGTTGCGGTTGGCGCCGCCCTCGTATCCGGCACCGTCGTCGCCGCCGCGGACGCTACTGACGACACATTCCTCTCCCAGATGCGCAGTCTCGGATTCACCTGGCCGGCAGGCGATGATTCCGACATCGTGGCAATGGGCCATCAAATCTGCGCCGACCGCATGGCGGGTAAGACGCCGGACGCCATTGCTCAGGACATCCACACCACCTTGGGCGCAAAAGGCATCACTTTCGCCGACGTTACCTCCATGGTCAGCGCCGCTGAATCGACCTATTGCCCGGGTTAA
- a CDS encoding ferredoxin: protein MRLVVDLNKCQGYAQCVPLAPDVLRLIGEEALVYDPNPDESQHQRVLRAAASCPVQAIILEVDPPADRDAR from the coding sequence ATGCGGTTGGTGGTCGATCTCAACAAGTGCCAGGGCTATGCGCAATGCGTGCCGCTGGCGCCCGATGTACTGCGGCTCATCGGCGAGGAAGCACTGGTCTACGATCCCAATCCTGACGAGTCACAGCACCAACGGGTCCTGCGCGCGGCGGCCTCCTGTCCGGTGCAGGCGATTATTCTCGAAGTGGACCCGCCGGCGGATCGGGACGCGCGGTGA
- a CDS encoding cytochrome P450, whose product MKPETAWAEAMKFENRPNPYPYFEELRKTPVAKVADQTYVVTGYQELLALAHDPRISSDISRSPSGLGGEQPVAEPGSEHMQAYARDASIIVSDPPDHDRARRQVMRHFGPPHSPDLIPSMETFIVQLANGLLDRVKAGGNNRLDVVEDFAYPIPVAVICKILGVPIEDEPMFHAWIFDFMTGTDLGPEGESTQGQELAEKGRASTAALLGYLGDLVTRYADNPGEGLLSKLLHDDGPDGPMSVPETTANAMLLLVAGHDSTVNTITNCVMTLLRNPGSWDLLRQRPELIPRTIEEVQRLQSAVQFFPSRSATADVEIGGTLIPAGSAVHLIYAAANRDPRRFDNPDRFDPLREDNEHFGWGSGIHTCMGGPLARLEVNLAVETFLRRVEVPRLVVDPPPYRHSQIFRGPRHLWVDFAVIVD is encoded by the coding sequence ATGAAACCCGAGACGGCCTGGGCCGAGGCAATGAAGTTCGAGAATCGGCCCAACCCGTACCCATACTTCGAGGAGCTGCGCAAGACTCCGGTGGCCAAGGTCGCCGACCAGACCTACGTCGTCACCGGCTACCAGGAGCTGCTCGCTTTGGCCCACGACCCCCGGATCAGCTCCGACATCAGCCGTAGCCCTTCGGGTCTCGGCGGTGAACAGCCCGTAGCGGAGCCTGGCAGCGAGCACATGCAGGCCTACGCACGCGACGCCAGCATCATCGTTTCCGACCCGCCCGATCACGACCGGGCCCGTCGGCAGGTCATGCGCCACTTCGGCCCGCCGCACTCCCCCGACCTGATTCCGAGCATGGAAACATTCATCGTGCAGCTGGCCAACGGCCTGCTAGACCGGGTCAAAGCCGGTGGCAACAACCGCCTGGACGTCGTGGAGGACTTCGCCTACCCGATACCCGTCGCGGTCATCTGCAAGATCCTCGGCGTGCCGATCGAAGACGAGCCGATGTTTCACGCCTGGATCTTCGACTTCATGACGGGCACCGATCTGGGCCCAGAGGGCGAGTCCACGCAGGGTCAGGAGCTGGCCGAGAAAGGCCGGGCCAGCACCGCCGCGCTGTTGGGATATTTGGGTGATTTGGTGACGCGCTATGCCGACAACCCCGGCGAGGGCCTGCTATCCAAGCTGTTGCATGACGATGGACCGGACGGGCCGATGTCGGTGCCGGAGACGACGGCCAACGCGATGCTGCTCCTCGTCGCCGGCCATGATTCCACCGTTAACACCATCACCAACTGTGTGATGACGCTGCTGCGCAACCCCGGCTCCTGGGATCTGCTGCGGCAACGTCCCGAGTTGATTCCGCGGACCATCGAGGAGGTGCAGCGATTACAGTCCGCGGTGCAGTTCTTCCCCAGCCGCAGCGCTACTGCGGACGTCGAGATCGGCGGAACCCTGATCCCGGCCGGATCGGCGGTGCACCTGATCTACGCGGCCGCCAATCGAGATCCTCGGCGATTCGACAACCCGGATCGCTTCGACCCGCTACGCGAAGACAACGAACACTTCGGCTGGGGCAGCGGTATTCACACCTGCATGGGCGGTCCGCTGGCGCGTCTGGAGGTCAACCTGGCGGTGGAAACATTCCTGCGCCGGGTGGAAGTTCCCAGGCTGGTGGTGGACCCGCCACCATATCGGCACAGCCAAATATTCCGCGGGCCGCGGCATCTGTGGGTCGACTTCGCCGTGATCGTTGACTGA
- a CDS encoding NAD(P)/FAD-dependent oxidoreductase, whose amino-acid sequence MTAASLVSQLVDTFKAEARIVIVGASLAGLRAAEALRDRGFRGQLTIIGDEPHEPYDRPPLSKQVLKGWVPADHTKLPRLRPVDAHWRLGVAAVGLDRSNRQVLLANGEKVDYDRLLIATGTRARPWFNPQEAALQGLFTVRTCDDAAKLAAALKQRPRRVLIVGSGFVGSEIASVCRDLDLAVTVAERGKAPLVGALGGVIGDIAAQMQLDAGVDLRTGVAVSGLDGDAAGHVRAARLSDGTVLEVDVVVASLGSIRNVEWLEGAQLASGFWGVACDAGCRAFDINGVVTDNIFVAGDVARAPHVLYEYEFMSQEHWDNAVFGAEVAANNMISLELGRRPHLPLPSFWSGQFGVNIKSVGVCSFGDEIVFTQGSVEKRRFAAAYGYRGRIVGAVTFDHGKWLPYYAKLIEQSAPFPPPAPGYDRPVIFEPMPARFPDPKEPTAMPDVVLTGHDPTSRGAEFRPPRT is encoded by the coding sequence GTGACGGCCGCATCGCTGGTGAGCCAGTTGGTCGACACGTTCAAAGCCGAAGCCCGGATCGTCATCGTAGGTGCTTCTCTAGCCGGTCTGCGTGCAGCGGAAGCCTTACGGGACAGGGGGTTTCGCGGCCAACTGACGATCATCGGCGACGAACCGCACGAACCCTACGACCGTCCGCCGCTGTCCAAGCAGGTGCTGAAGGGCTGGGTGCCCGCCGACCACACCAAGCTGCCTCGTCTGCGCCCCGTGGACGCGCACTGGCGCCTGGGTGTGGCCGCGGTCGGCCTGGACCGGTCCAACCGTCAGGTGCTGCTGGCCAATGGCGAAAAGGTGGACTACGACCGGCTATTGATTGCGACCGGCACCAGGGCACGGCCGTGGTTCAACCCGCAAGAGGCCGCCCTGCAGGGCCTGTTCACCGTGCGTACCTGCGATGACGCCGCCAAGCTGGCCGCCGCGCTCAAGCAGCGCCCGCGCCGGGTGCTGATCGTCGGTTCGGGTTTCGTGGGCTCGGAGATTGCTTCGGTGTGCCGTGACCTCGACCTTGCGGTGACGGTCGCCGAGCGCGGCAAGGCGCCGCTGGTCGGTGCGCTCGGCGGCGTGATCGGCGACATCGCCGCCCAGATGCAGCTGGACGCCGGTGTCGATTTGCGTACTGGAGTTGCGGTATCGGGCCTCGACGGTGACGCGGCCGGTCACGTCCGGGCGGCCCGGCTGTCCGACGGGACCGTACTCGAAGTGGACGTGGTGGTGGCGTCGCTGGGTTCGATCCGCAATGTGGAGTGGCTCGAGGGCGCGCAGTTGGCGAGTGGCTTCTGGGGCGTGGCCTGTGATGCGGGCTGCCGCGCCTTCGACATCAACGGCGTGGTAACCGACAACATTTTCGTGGCCGGCGACGTGGCACGTGCCCCGCACGTGCTCTACGAATACGAGTTCATGTCCCAAGAGCATTGGGACAACGCCGTTTTCGGTGCCGAGGTAGCGGCCAACAATATGATCAGCCTGGAGCTGGGTCGGCGGCCGCACTTGCCACTGCCGTCCTTTTGGTCGGGTCAGTTCGGCGTCAACATCAAAAGTGTCGGAGTGTGCTCGTTCGGCGATGAGATCGTGTTCACCCAAGGCTCGGTCGAGAAGCGCCGATTTGCCGCCGCGTACGGATACCGGGGCCGCATCGTCGGGGCCGTGACCTTCGACCACGGCAAGTGGTTGCCGTACTACGCCAAGCTCATCGAGCAGTCCGCGCCGTTCCCGCCGCCCGCACCGGGTTACGACCGCCCCGTCATCTTTGAGCCGATGCCGGCCCGGTTCCCCGATCCCAAGGAACCGACCGCCATGCCCGACGTGGTGTTGACCGGACACGACCCGACCTCGCGCGGCGCCGAATTCCGGCCTCCGAGAACCTGA
- a CDS encoding PecA family PE domain-processing aspartic protease: MSLLVVAPELLASAAADLESIGSALNAATAAAAAPTTSLAAAAADEVSAAVAALFAGFGKEYQTLNSQANAFYQQFLQSLNSASGSYAAAEAQSVSLLQTFETDLLGVVNAPSEALLGRPLIGNGTNGTAASPNGGAGGLVYGNGGNGYSQTAAGVTGGAGGSAGLIGNGGTGGTGGAGATGGAGGNGGWLFGNGGLGGAGGASSPTGGNGGIGGAAGLLGTGGNGGMGGLGDGGIRGTGGTGGGGGLLFGHSGVSGLGGDGRTVPLHVVNVTEPVVYASVNGAANTPVLVDTGSAGLVVSPKDVGGLLGLVNMGLPTGFNISAYSGGLTYLFATYPTTVDFGNGIATGPTDVDVVLLSIPTSPYAISTYLNAFWRNPFTTPFDAYFESAGVEGVLGIGPNATGPGPSIPTYALPGDLSQGVLIDMQGGELVFGPNPLTPNITVTGAPISTLYVSVNGGPLQAVPSIIDSGGVTGTIPSSVVGSTLPANTNIYVYADSGGTQELYHFNTNTYRPTVITSGLMNTGFLPFWEQPVYISNSPGGVGTTVFNTP, translated from the coding sequence TTGTCACTTCTGGTCGTGGCTCCCGAGCTGTTGGCGTCGGCGGCAGCGGACTTGGAAAGCATCGGATCGGCGCTGAATGCGGCGACTGCCGCCGCGGCGGCCCCGACGACGTCGCTGGCGGCCGCTGCCGCCGATGAGGTCTCGGCCGCGGTGGCGGCGCTCTTTGCCGGGTTCGGCAAGGAATATCAAACCCTCAACTCGCAGGCCAACGCGTTTTATCAACAATTTCTGCAGTCGCTGAACTCTGCGAGCGGATCCTACGCGGCCGCGGAGGCGCAGAGCGTATCGCTATTGCAGACCTTCGAAACCGACCTGCTGGGTGTGGTCAACGCACCCAGCGAAGCGCTGCTGGGCCGGCCGCTGATCGGCAACGGCACCAACGGGACGGCCGCAAGTCCGAATGGCGGGGCCGGTGGGCTGGTGTACGGCAACGGCGGCAACGGATATTCGCAGACGGCGGCGGGGGTAACCGGCGGGGCCGGCGGTTCGGCGGGGTTGATCGGCAACGGCGGCACCGGCGGCACTGGCGGGGCCGGGGCGACCGGCGGAGCCGGTGGCAACGGGGGCTGGCTGTTCGGCAACGGCGGACTCGGCGGAGCCGGCGGTGCATCGAGTCCCACCGGCGGAAACGGCGGAATCGGCGGTGCTGCGGGCCTGCTCGGTACGGGCGGCAACGGCGGCATGGGCGGCCTCGGCGACGGCGGCATACGCGGCACCGGAGGCACCGGAGGTGGCGGCGGTCTGCTGTTCGGCCATTCCGGGGTCAGTGGCCTAGGCGGGGATGGCAGAACCGTCCCGCTGCACGTGGTCAATGTCACCGAGCCGGTGGTCTACGCCTCCGTCAACGGGGCCGCGAATACGCCGGTGCTGGTTGACACCGGATCGGCCGGCCTGGTGGTGTCACCCAAGGACGTCGGGGGCTTGCTGGGATTGGTCAACATGGGATTGCCCACCGGATTCAATATCAGCGCGTACAGCGGGGGACTGACCTACCTGTTCGCCACCTATCCCACCACGGTGGATTTTGGGAACGGCATTGCAACCGGACCCACCGACGTTGATGTTGTGCTGCTGTCGATCCCGACTTCGCCCTATGCCATCTCGACCTACCTGAACGCCTTCTGGCGCAATCCGTTCACCACTCCGTTCGACGCCTATTTCGAATCCGCCGGCGTAGAAGGCGTTTTGGGCATCGGGCCCAACGCGACGGGACCGGGCCCGAGCATTCCGACGTACGCGTTACCGGGCGACCTCAGTCAAGGTGTGCTCATCGACATGCAGGGCGGCGAGCTGGTGTTCGGTCCCAACCCGCTCACCCCTAACATCACGGTTACCGGAGCGCCGATCAGCACCCTGTACGTCTCGGTGAATGGCGGACCGTTGCAGGCAGTTCCCTCGATCATCGACTCCGGCGGGGTAACGGGCACCATCCCGTCGTCGGTGGTCGGGTCGACCTTGCCGGCCAACACCAACATTTACGTCTACGCCGATAGCGGCGGCACCCAGGAGCTGTACCACTTCAACACGAACACCTACCGGCCCACGGTCATTACCTCGGGGCTGATGAACACCGGATTCCTGCCCTTCTGGGAGCAACCGGTTTACATCTCCAATAGCCCCGGCGGGGTGGGCACAACGGTTTTTAACACGCCCTAG
- a CDS encoding DUF732 domain-containing protein, which yields MRRLLALFGVCALVGFAPSAAADPDSGRTQRSDDPGFLSALRAAGIRYTDAGHAIAFANAVCSSMGSGQLGPELVSNLKIDNPGLSSEHAMSFVAIAAQYYCPAQLIRR from the coding sequence ATGAGACGGCTGCTAGCGCTGTTCGGCGTGTGCGCCCTGGTCGGTTTCGCCCCGTCGGCAGCGGCCGACCCGGACAGTGGCAGGACCCAACGAAGTGACGACCCTGGGTTCCTGTCCGCGCTGCGGGCCGCGGGCATCCGATACACCGATGCTGGCCACGCCATAGCGTTTGCCAATGCCGTGTGCAGTTCGATGGGTAGCGGCCAGCTAGGACCGGAGCTGGTGAGCAATCTCAAGATCGACAATCCCGGGCTGAGCTCGGAGCACGCCATGTCATTTGTGGCGATCGCCGCGCAGTACTACTGCCCCGCGCAACTGATCAGGCGATAG
- a CDS encoding nitroreductase family protein has product MPLEEAMSTQRAIRRLKSDPVDDALVLHLLELAMKAPTGSNAQNWEFVVVKDRKVVAKLGRLNRGAMKAVGPFYRRSFERSGDEKMARLQKAVQWQADHFEDIPVVVVACLKGVIAPWPPIATSSAYGSIYPAVQNLLLGARAAGLGAALITVPLWSRVLARRVLGLPWNVTPCAVIPVGWPIGKYGPTTRRPVGEAVSLDRYGNRAFLSSPRG; this is encoded by the coding sequence ATGCCGCTCGAAGAGGCGATGAGCACACAACGCGCGATCCGTCGGCTTAAAAGCGACCCGGTTGACGATGCGCTGGTACTGCACTTGTTGGAGCTCGCCATGAAGGCGCCGACCGGTTCAAACGCGCAGAATTGGGAATTCGTCGTCGTCAAGGACCGCAAAGTGGTCGCGAAACTGGGCCGGCTGAATCGCGGGGCCATGAAAGCGGTTGGCCCCTTTTATCGGCGATCCTTTGAACGCAGCGGTGACGAGAAGATGGCCCGACTGCAGAAGGCGGTGCAATGGCAGGCGGATCACTTCGAGGACATCCCCGTCGTGGTGGTGGCTTGCCTCAAGGGGGTCATTGCACCCTGGCCGCCGATTGCGACCAGCAGTGCCTACGGTTCCATCTATCCGGCGGTGCAGAATCTGCTGCTCGGGGCGCGGGCGGCCGGGTTGGGTGCGGCCTTGATCACCGTGCCGCTGTGGAGCAGGGTGCTGGCCCGACGCGTCCTGGGCCTGCCCTGGAATGTCACGCCGTGCGCGGTGATTCCCGTTGGCTGGCCGATCGGCAAGTATGGTCCCACCACGCGTCGCCCCGTCGGTGAGGCCGTCTCACTGGACAGATACGGCAATCGAGCCTTCCTGTCGAGCCCTCGGGGGTAA